Sequence from the Thermofilaceae archaeon genome:
GCCCTCGCCCAGAACCTCAGCGTGACGCTGGGAGAAAGCATATACGTTCTCGGGCAGGAGTTCATAGTCACTGGGATCATTGAGTCCCCCGAGGCTTTCGATAGGATCGTGGAGGCGGACGGCTACAACTCTATGCCGGCCGACCCGATGTTCTTCCAAACCCTCGCCAAGGACATAGCCGTCTCGCTGCAGGCGGGGGCGTCTCCACCCAACCTCGGCGTATCAAGGGTGATCATAGTACCCTTCAGGAAGGCTCTTCAGCTGAACGGCTACGTGGCCAGCATAGCTGTCGTACCCTTGCAGAAGACCTCCTTCGATGACCTCTTCAACACGGTGCGCGAGCTAGCTTACGGTCTAGACACGACGTTGTGGTTCGCCGACAACGGTCAACCCTACACCTCCTCGACGTTCACCACGATCGCTGTCGGCGGCTGGGAGATGGTTGTTACCTTGTTGATCATCGGATCCCTCAACGTGGCCATCATGGTGCTGGGCAACCTCAAGGAGAGGACCAGGGAGATCTACGTCTTGAGCGCCGTCGGATTATCGCCGGTGGGCGTCACGGTCTTCTTCGTCGCAGAGGTCCTGGTTTACGTGACTATCGGCATCGTCCTCGGCTACTTGCTGGGGTACCTCACTACGGCCGCCATGATGGGGCTCGGCGCTCTCCCACCGCAGCACATCTTCAACTTTGCTTCAGCCTTCACCATAGTTGGGTCGCTTGCCATCATAGGGGCTGCCCTCGCCGCGGTCGCCTACCCATCCTACCTGGCAGCCCGCCTCATCACGCCTTCGCTGGAGAGGAAGTGGAAGCCACCGACGAAGCCGAGAGGCGACGCGTGGGAGATCCCGCTGCCCATGAGCGTCCCCTCAGAAGCTGAAGCGCGCGGCGTGCTCGCCTACCTGTACGAGTACTACAGCGGGGCGGGCGCGGTGAAGGAGGGTGTCCACGTGGTGAGGGAGCTCTCGAAGCCCGACTACCAGGCTAGAAGCCTCTCGATGGTGGTAGCTCTAGCGCCCCTCGAGGCGGGCGTCCAGCAGAGCGTGACGGTGGAGGCGTTGTACGATAGGGGTGCGAACAGGCACGTCTTCCTCGTCCACCTGAAGAGACTGTCCGGCCCCGATAGGCCTTGGGTCGACGGGAACTACCGCTTCATCGACGATCTGCGTAAGCAGATGCTCATGTGGAGCTCCCTACCTGCGCAGGAGAGGAGGCGCTACATTGCAGCAGCTTCGTCGTAGCTTCGCTCAGCACCCGCTTAAACAAAGCCGCCAGTTGGCAGTTTTTCACTATTTTCTGGGGCATCTTAGGCGAGCCGTAGAGGAACTGCGCTCTATAGCACCAGGCGAGTCTACCCGGCTCCCGTAAATGTTCTCTAATCAGCGTGGCGATGTAAGCGGACATGGGGGCCCCCGAGGCAACGAGGAATGTTTCCATGAAGCTGGTGGGGAGAAGCTCCGGGAACACTTCGATAAGGTTCGGAGAGGCTGCGTGCAAGGATTCAATGAGGCTCTCGCGCCCCTTCAGGTTGGATGCTAGAGAGAGGTCGTAGTCGAGCGAGCCTACAACGCGTTCGAGCATTCTCAGCTCCCTCCACGGTTTCCACACGAACGATTTACGCAGTAGCCCTTTAAGCTCCACCTCAAAGGACCATGATAGCATCCTTCTGAGAGCGTCTCCGAGCGGGCGGCAATCCGCCTCAACTTCGAAGATGCCGATAATCTCGATCTTCCTATCCAAGCTCATTTGGAGCCTCCTCAGGAGGACCAAGAGGCTCGCATCGGAGATGGTGACCCTAAGCCCCCTTTGATCCTCTTCTACGCGCGCGCCGGAGGATTCGAGCATCCTCGCAGCAACGTCCTTCCAGGACACGCGCTTCTCCCCGTACCTAGCTTATAGATTTTCTCGCGGCCTCCAGCTCAACTCTACTGTCGAGCGCGTCGAGGCAGAGCGCGAGAAAGTTCGTGATGAGAGCTAGCGGCACGCTTCCAAGGATGCGGGCCGGCTCGTAGCTGGAGAAGAAGTTCGCGTAGAGCAGCGTGAGCTCTCTCGCGGCCGGCAGATCGCCGGTGTTGAAAGCGTCAACTGCGAGCTGGAAAGCCCTCTTTAGAACATGGAACAGGTTCGCATCCAACCGCTCGCCGTACTCTCTCAAGTACATGGCCAGCTGCGTGAGGATATCACCCATCCTCTCCAGCGTCTTCCCGTAGTGCAGCAGGGGGTGTATGTCAGCTGCCCCCCTAAGCCCCAGCTCCCGGGCTAGGTGGGGTTCGCGGAGGCAAATCGAGGACTGGCGGACTAGCAGGAAGTAGAACTTGTCGAGCTCATCATCCCTCTCAACAACCCTTCCTAGCAGCTCTACACTCCCACCCTTCGAGTAAGCGGCTAAATCGTCTAGAGAGAGCTGCAC
This genomic interval carries:
- a CDS encoding phosphate uptake regulator PhoU, whose translation is MASRVYVRKVQQVGYSTLAVALPKKWAVRVGLGKGSRVAIEELPDGSLLVKPGGVGGSAGGRVVAELNLPDGSEAEVERGIIALYEAGYDVMRVTAPNSALRAVHRIVRRLSGVEVISECTGSVTLGVVLDHAGLSFERILSRMAELVQLSLDDLAAYSKGGSVELLGRVVERDDELDKFYFLLVRQSSICLREPHLARELGLRGAADIHPLLHYGKTLERMGDILTQLAMYLREYGERLDANLFHVLKRAFQLAVDAFNTGDLPAARELTLLYANFFSSYEPARILGSVPLALITNFLALCLDALDSRVELEAARKSIS